A single Paenibacillus kribbensis DNA region contains:
- a CDS encoding adenine deaminase C-terminal domain-containing protein has protein sequence MRADKMILQVKVYNSYYKTFEVGNVAILDGKFMYIGQRGLESFEVAEIVEGHGKYMIPGLIDIHLHIESTMVTPATFSYGLIRNGVTTIVPEPHEMANVFGLEGIQEMMEASKDCVADMFYSIPSSVPATPLETSGGEIDIPEIDALLQTGEMICLGEIMNYVDVIRNPDSKTNRILRHVREHYPELIIEGHTPKLLDLDLHQLIYAGIGSDHTHQSIEGMKARMAAGMFIEIQEKSMTPEVMDYLIQEDVAQHFCFVTDDVMPDSFVERGHLNHIVGKAIRMGMKPEDAIYAATFTPAGRMRMHDRGTIAPGKIADFVLLSDLGQFDVDQVYKDGNKVFDKFEEYHQGLMQHRFPDHFYQSVKLEPLTEQDFTVEMDVADGTHQCRIMMVKDGSTFTSEQIAPIQVEQGELIWEHGEHGLIATFERYGKNGNRAYGLIGGDTIKRGAVATTYSHDNHNLLVVGHNKQDMVLAAKTVLSSQGGFCVVENGKVLSHLPLTVGGILTEGPLEMVAAQVKELRSAMLSLGYRHYNPIMSLSTHSLPVSPALKITDHGLIDVNAGKVVPLIVEPSKIQE, from the coding sequence ATGCGTGCAGACAAAATGATTTTACAAGTTAAGGTGTATAACAGTTATTATAAGACGTTTGAAGTAGGCAACGTTGCTATACTTGACGGCAAGTTTATGTATATTGGTCAGCGTGGTCTGGAGTCTTTCGAGGTTGCTGAAATTGTGGAGGGGCACGGGAAATATATGATTCCCGGCTTGATCGACATTCATTTGCACATTGAAAGTACGATGGTGACACCAGCCACTTTTTCCTATGGACTCATTCGCAACGGTGTGACGACGATTGTACCGGAGCCACACGAAATGGCGAATGTTTTTGGACTGGAAGGAATTCAGGAAATGATGGAAGCCAGCAAGGATTGCGTGGCTGATATGTTTTACAGTATTCCAAGCTCTGTCCCGGCAACGCCGCTCGAAACCTCAGGGGGCGAGATAGATATTCCTGAGATTGATGCGCTGCTGCAAACCGGCGAGATGATTTGCCTGGGTGAGATTATGAACTATGTGGATGTGATCCGTAACCCGGACAGCAAAACGAATCGCATCTTACGCCATGTTCGTGAGCATTACCCGGAGCTGATTATTGAAGGTCATACTCCGAAGCTGTTGGATTTGGACCTGCATCAGTTGATCTATGCGGGAATTGGTTCGGACCATACGCATCAAAGCATTGAAGGTATGAAGGCACGGATGGCCGCAGGGATGTTTATTGAGATTCAGGAAAAATCCATGACTCCTGAGGTGATGGATTACCTGATCCAGGAAGATGTGGCACAGCATTTTTGCTTCGTAACAGATGATGTGATGCCGGACTCCTTCGTGGAGCGAGGACATCTGAATCATATTGTAGGTAAAGCGATCCGGATGGGGATGAAGCCTGAGGACGCCATTTATGCGGCTACCTTTACTCCGGCGGGACGAATGCGCATGCATGATCGTGGAACGATTGCACCGGGAAAAATAGCTGATTTTGTATTGCTGTCCGATCTTGGCCAGTTTGATGTGGACCAAGTCTATAAGGACGGGAACAAGGTATTTGATAAATTCGAGGAATACCATCAGGGATTGATGCAACACCGCTTCCCTGACCATTTTTATCAAAGTGTCAAGCTGGAGCCGCTCACGGAGCAGGATTTTACTGTAGAGATGGATGTAGCTGATGGAACGCATCAATGCCGTATCATGATGGTCAAGGATGGATCGACCTTTACAAGCGAGCAGATTGCACCTATCCAAGTGGAGCAGGGTGAGTTGATATGGGAACATGGTGAGCACGGACTTATCGCTACGTTTGAACGGTATGGCAAAAACGGCAACCGTGCCTACGGTTTGATCGGGGGAGATACGATTAAACGGGGCGCGGTGGCAACCACCTATTCGCACGATAACCATAACCTGTTGGTTGTAGGGCATAACAAGCAGGATATGGTATTGGCCGCGAAGACGGTTCTTTCCAGCCAAGGCGGCTTTTGTGTAGTTGAAAATGGCAAGGTGCTTTCCCATTTGCCGTTAACCGTAGGCGGGATTTTAACAGAAGGACCGCTGGAAATGGTTGCGGCCCAAGTGAAGGAGCTGCGTTCAGCCATGCTGTCACTGGGCTACCGCCATTACAATCCAATCATGTCGCTGAGCACGCATTCTCTGCCGGTCAGCCCGGCCTTGAAAATTACCGATCACGGCCTGATTGATGTCAACGCAGGCAAGGTTGTACCTTTAATCGTGGAACCTTCCAAAATACAAGAATAA
- a CDS encoding ABC transporter permease — protein sequence MREKHYGLGFFSLLVFIFLLGPLLIISVTSFEPGTVLKFPPQGFSLRWYENIFEVDLFMSTFKTSIVVSLLGNIMALLIGMPAAYALSRFSFRGKDALNALFLSPLLIPGIVLGFTLLRYLIIVYHLPVYAGLLIGHTVIMLPFIIRVIASSLSNFDFAIEEAALSLGAGRLETFFKVVLPNIRSGIIAAILIAFLESFNNVDISVFMTGPGFSTLPIQMLTYVENYFDPTIAAISVMLMILTGILMFLIERLMGLSYFTKR from the coding sequence ATGCGGGAGAAACATTACGGACTAGGCTTCTTTAGCCTGCTGGTCTTCATCTTTCTGCTCGGTCCGCTGTTGATCATATCGGTCACTTCTTTCGAGCCGGGCACGGTATTAAAATTTCCGCCGCAGGGCTTCTCCTTGCGCTGGTATGAGAACATTTTTGAGGTGGACTTGTTCATGTCCACGTTCAAAACGTCGATTGTCGTCTCTTTGTTGGGTAACATCATGGCGTTGCTGATTGGTATGCCTGCTGCTTATGCGCTTAGTCGTTTTTCATTTCGCGGGAAGGATGCGCTGAATGCTCTATTCCTATCCCCGCTGCTCATACCGGGCATTGTTCTTGGCTTTACCCTGCTGCGCTATCTGATCATTGTGTATCATTTGCCGGTATACGCCGGACTTTTAATCGGACATACAGTGATTATGCTGCCGTTCATTATACGGGTCATTGCCTCCAGCTTGTCTAACTTTGATTTTGCGATTGAGGAAGCAGCGCTCAGTTTGGGAGCTGGACGGCTAGAAACCTTTTTCAAGGTGGTTCTGCCTAACATCCGTTCAGGTATTATTGCGGCTATCCTGATTGCCTTTCTGGAATCATTCAACAATGTCGACATTTCCGTCTTCATGACAGGACCGGGCTTCAGCACTCTGCCTATTCAAATGCTGACCTACGTCGAAAATTATTTTGACCCGACGATTGCAGCCATTTCAGTTATGCTGATGATTTTGACCGGTATCCTTATGTTCTTGATCGAACGACTGATGGGATTGTCTTACTTCACTAAAAGGTAA
- a CDS encoding Dps family protein, which translates to MSTLNHTNAQPTQEAIQDLHKALNRQVATWSVLYTKLHYFHWYVKGPNFFTLHAKFEELYNEATANLDTIAERLLAIGGRPAATLKEHLQLSAIQESTGEQTAEDMVKSVVADFKTITGELANGMEAADVAHDKATEDLLNGLREAVDKHIWMLSAYLG; encoded by the coding sequence ATGAGTACACTAAATCATACGAACGCACAACCTACACAAGAGGCTATTCAAGATTTGCATAAGGCATTGAACCGTCAGGTAGCTACCTGGTCCGTGTTGTACACGAAGCTGCATTATTTTCACTGGTACGTAAAAGGTCCTAACTTCTTCACATTGCATGCTAAATTTGAGGAGCTTTATAATGAAGCGACAGCCAATCTGGATACGATTGCTGAACGTCTGCTGGCCATTGGTGGCCGTCCGGCTGCTACCTTGAAGGAGCATTTGCAATTGTCGGCTATTCAGGAGTCTACAGGTGAGCAAACAGCCGAGGATATGGTAAAGTCCGTTGTTGCCGATTTCAAAACCATTACTGGTGAACTGGCTAACGGTATGGAAGCGGCGGATGTGGCACATGATAAAGCGACTGAGGATCTTCTTAATGGTTTGAGAGAAGCGGTAGATAAACATATCTGGATGCTCAGTGCGTATTTGGGATAA
- a CDS encoding ABC transporter ATP-binding protein, protein MALLTLDRVSVAYDNQLILQDFDLQLERGQLLSLLGPSGCGKTTTLRLIAGFLEAKQGTFLFGDKDYTRVPVNKRNFGFVFQSYALFPHLSVFDNVAFGLRLRKVKEDDVKRRVMNMLETVSLGGFEKRFPGELSGGQRQRVAIARALVIEPDLLLFDEPLSNLDANLRVNMRVEIRRIQQELGITTVYVSHDQEECFSISDQVAIMNKGNIEQLDAPSTIFKYPTTEFVARFIGFNNFLAFDERIEEGDHIRLHTGDLSFSVARNQGTAQPGARQGAIRPDDLVIRTEGNETGENELPGIIKVSTYLGRSYQYVVETAKGSFTANQEMDTPYLSGQRVTLHFPADKMVLVQ, encoded by the coding sequence ATGGCACTGCTTACTCTGGATCGCGTATCGGTCGCTTATGACAACCAACTGATCTTGCAGGATTTCGATTTGCAGCTCGAACGGGGGCAACTGCTTTCGTTGCTCGGACCGAGTGGTTGTGGCAAAACGACTACGCTGCGTCTCATTGCAGGATTTCTCGAAGCTAAACAAGGAACATTTTTGTTTGGGGATAAGGATTATACTCGGGTTCCGGTCAACAAACGGAATTTCGGTTTTGTATTCCAAAGCTATGCACTCTTTCCGCATTTATCTGTTTTTGATAATGTTGCCTTTGGACTGCGCTTGCGCAAGGTAAAGGAAGATGATGTAAAACGCCGTGTGATGAATATGCTGGAAACGGTCAGTCTGGGGGGCTTCGAAAAGCGCTTCCCCGGTGAATTGTCAGGAGGGCAACGTCAACGTGTCGCGATTGCCCGGGCACTTGTGATTGAACCCGACCTGCTGCTGTTTGACGAACCGCTGAGCAACCTGGATGCTAACCTGCGTGTGAATATGCGTGTAGAAATCCGCCGTATTCAACAGGAATTGGGGATTACTACCGTATATGTATCGCACGATCAGGAGGAATGTTTTTCGATCTCTGACCAGGTTGCGATTATGAATAAGGGGAATATCGAGCAACTGGATGCGCCGTCGACCATTTTTAAATATCCAACGACCGAATTTGTTGCCCGTTTTATCGGATTTAATAATTTTCTGGCCTTTGACGAACGTATTGAAGAAGGAGATCATATTCGACTCCATACAGGAGATCTATCGTTCAGCGTTGCTCGTAATCAGGGTACAGCTCAACCGGGTGCTCGTCAGGGTGCTATTCGCCCGGATGATTTGGTCATTCGTACAGAAGGCAATGAGACGGGGGAAAATGAGCTTCCGGGCATCATTAAGGTAAGTACGTACCTGGGACGCAGCTATCAATATGTGGTAGAAACGGCGAAGGGAAGCTTTACCGCCAATCAGGAAATGGATACGCCTTACCTCAGTGGTCAACGGGTTACTCTGCATTTTCCGGCAGATAAAATGGTGCTGGTCCAATAA